In Trichoderma asperellum chromosome 1, complete sequence, a single window of DNA contains:
- a CDS encoding uncharacterized protein (EggNog:ENOG41~BUSCO:EOG092D0K9C~TransMembrane:1 (i7-32o)) produces MAAWTTILVAYLIGGITFIPLLLASVFLYGYYNLPYRRVLGIPYDEDEGAIVHPGDDTTALDEAKRQRNNSDSKRSNTDIDVAAGYFAVCREYVPMGINAKPVERSTPIGSATVTPPSPSVYQTMYRSIFDRKAAASPMDNSSSVSQRPKKAGNVFYVVLRHGHLMLFDDEEQLEVRHVISLAHHRIGIYSGGDITPEGELFIKRNAISLTRKLDESEQHSSDNQGSRPFYLFSENCSAKEDFYFAMLKNQQHTFGFEDVAPQPKQFELKSIISLVQKLHSSEDQVHSRWVNALIGRVFLGVYKTRDLETFINDKITKKISRVKRPSFLTNIKIQQIDTGDAAPYLSNLKLRDLNVEGECVVEADLKYTGSFRIEVAATARIDLGARFKVREVNLILAVVLRRLEGHTLFKIKPPPSNRIWVSFQTMPKMEMTIEPIVSSRQITYTVITRQIENRIKEVFAETLVQPFWDDIPFFNTEHKQWRGGIFEGDDAVKSPALPADHLPQVGDAEIPDLLDSGVNHSDGTQAIEKSQTMPAMDSLEPAPSPLESKLEKADSMLPTLGSSTSVDIAIPTAVHSPRSFKTSTEPIVGTETTHADIFKPSTSPPDYAMNHIAALRSRSQDASPLPISRKLSQSTITSRRSSSSSKDFHGNYGADGDIDPKLLPQLPQQNISLPPGTVGGSEPDLSRTSTSNSVKSQAGSFSRGLFQKRDPSSMMTASSIESDTLAQKRNTLAAVTNAAAQARQWGWNAIQRQREAMRNSEKSIPVDLSQPMGRGQPLPPPGTPLPMPTNGGTKIGPVPTSKRRSPSLVLEEQAALVSEEDQTRRHQSSAWRRRQDSQLQEEYSPNILVVAAPDDSQPTTPAVEGESHQTELWDRDFPDAQQQTDNGASSTNSTTTNPTDNTAKNLDTGVSATTARPIPTTPSAFAELNDDDYSAWMDDD; encoded by the exons ATGGCGGCTTGGACGACGATTCTGGTGGCCTACCTCATAGGCGGCATTACCTTTATACCTTTACTCCTTGCATCTGTTTTTCTCTACGGGTACTATAACTTGCCTTATCGACGCGTTCTCGGCATCCCatacgacgaagatgagggcGCCATTGTGCATCCCGGCGATGACACAACAGCGCTCGACGAAGCCAAGAGGCAGCGGAATAATAGCGATTCCAAGCGGTCGAATACCGATATCGATGTCGCGGCGGGATACTTCGCAGTTTGCCGTGAATATGTTCCCATGGGAATCAATGCCAAGCCAGTGGAGCGCTCGACACCTATCGGCTCAGCCACAGTGACACCCCCCAGCCCAAGCGTCTATCAGACAATGTATAGGAGTATTTTCGAccgcaaagctgctgctagccCAATGGATAACAGTAGCAGCGTTAGTCAGAGGCCAAAGAAAGCAGGCAATGTATTCTATGTGGTGCTTCG ACATGGCCATCTAATGCTATTCGACGATGAGGAGCAGCTCGAAGTGCGACATGTGATTTCTCTGGCGCATCATAGAATAGGCATATACTCGGGCGGCGACATCACACCGGAGGGAGAGTTATTCATCAAACGAAATGCAATATCCCTAACGCGAAAGCTCGATGAATCAGAACAACACTCGTCGGATAATCAGGGATCCAGGCCATTTTACTTGTTTTCGGAAAATTGTTCAGCCAAAGAAGACTTTTACTTTGCCATGCTGAAAAATCAACAGCACACCTTCGGTTTCGAAGACGTTGCGCCACAGCCCAAACAATTTGAGCTCAAATCCATCATTTCATTAGTCCAGAAGCTGCATTCATCCGAGGACCAAGTGCACTCGCGGTGGGTCAACGCACTTATTGGCAGAGTTTTCCTGGGGGTGTATAAAACTCGGGATCTGGAAACTTTCATCAACGACAAGATCACCAAAAAGATATCACGCGTCAAACGACCTTCGTTTCTCACCAATATCAAGATTCAACAAATAGACACCGGAGATGCTGCACCTTACCTTTCCAATCTGAAACTCAGAGATCTTAACGTCGAGGGCGAGTGCGTTGTAGAGGCGGACCTGAAGTATACCGGCAGCTTTCGGATCGAGGTTGCTGCCACTGCAAGGATCGATTTAGGGGCAAGATTCAAAGTTCGGGAGGTGAATCTGATTCTTGCCGTGGTTCTCCGGAGACTGGAGGGCCATACTCTATTCAAAATCAAGCCGCCTCCAAGTAACAGGATATGGGTCTCTTTTCAAACAATGCCAAAGATGGAAATGACCATTGAGCCCATCGTGAGCTCAAGACAAATTACCTATACTGTTATCACTCGTCAGATAGAAAATCGCATCAAGGAAGTCTTTGCTGAGACCTTGGTACAGCCATTTTGGGATGATATACCATTCTTCAACACGGAACACAAGCAATGGAGAGGCGGGATATTTGAAGGGGACGATGCTGTCAAATCTCCTGCACTACCAGCCGATCATTTGCCTCAAGTCGGCGATGCTGAAATACCAGACCTCCTCGATTCTGGCGTTAACCACTCTGATGGCACCCAAGCCATTGAAAAGAGCCAAACAATGCCGGCAATGGATTCGCTTGAACCAGCACCCAGCCCACTTGAAAGCAAGTTGGAAAAGGCAGATTCTATGCTACCAACTCTGGGGTCATCAACTAGTGTGGATATAGCTATTCCAACTGCGGTTCATTCTCCGAGGAGTTTTAAAACTTCTACCGAGCCGATTGTCGGAACAGAAACGACCCATGCTGATATATTCAAGCCCTCGACGTCCCCGCCAGACTACGCCATGAACCATATTGCGGCCTTGCGATCTAGGTCTCAAGACGCTTCGCCCTTGCCAATATCTAGGAAGTTATCGCAGTCCACTATCACATCTAGacgatcttcttcttcttctaaaGATTTTCATGGCAACTATGGCGCGGACGGCGATATTGATCCCAAGCTTTTGCCGCAGCTACCACAACAGAATATATCTCTACCCCCTGGAACAGTCGGCGGCTCTGAACCGGATCTCTCCCGTACGTCTACATCTAACTCGGTGAAATCTCAGGCTGGTTCTTTTAGCCGTGGTCTTTTTCAAAAACGCGATCCCTCTAGTATGATGACGGCTAGTTCTATCGAGAGTGACACATTGGCTCAGAAGAGGAACACTCTAGCGGCAGTCACAAATGCGGCAGCACAGGCAAGACAGTGGGGATGGAATGCTAtccagagacaaagagaagccATGCGAAATAGTGAAAAGAGCATTCCTGTCGATTTGAGCCAGCCCATGGGTCGAGGGCAACCACTTCCACCGCCAGGGACACCACTTCCAATGCCAACAAACGGGGGCACTAAAATAGGGCCCGTTCCCACATCGAAGCGGAGATCTCCCAGTTTAGTACTAGAGGAACAGGCTGCCCTTGTGTCCGAAGAAGACCAGACTAGGCGGCACCAATCCTCAgcgtggagaagaagacaagatAGTCAACTACAAGAGGAGTATAGTCCAAACATCCTCGTCGTTGCCGCACCAGATGACTCGCAACCTACTACCCCTGCCGTGGAAGGCGAGTCGCATCAGACTGAACTTTGGGATCGAGACTTTCCAGATGCACAGCAACAAACTGACAATGGTGCCAGCAGCACTAACTCTACCACTACAAATCCCACAGATAATACGGCTAAAAATTTAGATACAGGAGTCTCCGCCACCACAGCCCGACCAATTCCAACCACCCCATCAGCTTTTGCAGAActgaatgatgatgattactCTGCATGGATGGACGACGACTAG
- the SLU7 gene encoding mRNA splicing protein (BUSCO:EOG092D2AZW): MPPPRKPQTGAASKEENIYIPSFISKRPFYAGEEGDDDNDYLKHQRREEKNEKAQWYDRGKKAGPAATKYRKGACENCGSMTHKAKDCLSRPRAKGAKWTGKDIQADEVVQDVKLGWDAKRDRWNGYDAREYRRVVDDFNEMEELRKQAKNAAAGDDDDDEEGKDDGDKYAEENDMSKHQSTATRQLRIREDTAKYLLNLDLESAKYDPKTRALVNSGATADKAADLFAEEGFMRSSGDAGEFEKAQRYAWEAQEKSGDTTQHLQANPTAGAFYRKKQADEAEKRRIERERELLEKYGDDAHNAMPAALRNMAMSESETFVEYDEAGLVKGAPLKGAKSKYAEDVLINNHTSVWGSWWSNFKWGYACCHSFIKNSYCTGEEGKEAWEAAERQRFGAPVSEQETGSLPAEREETESRTALQDAGSRKRTQEEMLNGVSEAEMDEYRRKRTVAQDPMANLLGKDELLS, translated from the coding sequence ATGCCGCCCCCTCGGAAGCCTCAAACAGGCGCAGCCtcaaaagaggaaaacatATACATTCCATCCTTCATCAGTAAACGGCCATTTTATGCTGGGGAAGAAGGTGACGATGACAATGATTACCTCAAGCATCAGCgtcgagaagagaaaaacgaaaaagcaCAATGGTACGATCGCGGAAAGAAGGCTGGGCCAGCGGCAACGAAATACCGAAAAGGCGCGTGTGAGAACTGCGGATCAATGACACACAAAGCCAAAGATTGCCTGAGCCGGCCAAGAGCGAAAGGAGCGAAATGGACAGGCAAGGACATCCAGGCAGACGAAGTCGTCCAAGATGTCAAGTTGGGATGGGATGCAAAACGAGACAGGTGGAATGGCTACGACGCTAGAGAGTATCGCAGAGTGGTTGACGACTTCAATGAAATGGAAGAGCTACGGAAGCAAGCGAAAAATGCGGCAGccggcgatgacgatgatgatgaagagggaaaGGATGACGGTGATAAATACGCTGAAGAAAACGACATGAGCAAGCACCAAAGCACAGCAACAAGGCAGCTTCGGATACGAGAAGATACCGCCAAGTATCTTTTGAACCTTGACCTTGAATCTGCGAAATACGATCCCAAAACCAGAGCACTCGTCAACTCTGGCGCAACAGCAGATAAAGCAGCCGATTTATTTGCGGAAGAAGGGTTCATGCGGTCCTCGGGCGATGCCGGCGAATTCGAGAAGGCGCAAAGATACGCATGGGAAGCTCAGGAAAAGAGCGGAGACACCACCCAGCATTTGCAGGCAAATCCGACGGCCGGTGCGTTTTATCGTAAGAAACAAGCAGATGAGGCGGAGAAAAGACGTATTGAACGTGAAAGGGAATTGTTGGAAAAATACGGAGACGATGCGCATAATGCAATGCCTGCTGCGCTGCGCAATATGGCCATGTCAGAATCCGAGACGTTTGTGGAGTATGACGAAGCAGGCCTCGTCAAGGGTGCGCCGCTAAAGGGCGCCAAATCGAAGTACGCAGAGGATGTGCTTATCAACAACCATACATCGGTTTGGGGTAGCTGGTGGTCAAATTTTAAATGGGGCTATGCGTGCTGCCACTCCTTCATCAAGAACAGCTACTGTACTGGCGAGGAAGGTAAAGAAGCGTgggaggctgctgagcgccAACGATTTGGGGCCCCCGTATCGGAACAAGAGACCGGGTCATTACCTGCAGAGCGTGAAGAAACTGAATCAAGAACGGCTCTGCAAGATGCAGGAAGCAGGAAGCGTACGCAAGAAGAGATGTTAAACGGAGTATCAGAGGCTGAGATGGATGAATACCGCCGGAAGAGGACTGTTGCTCAAGATCCAATGGCAAATCTACTGGGTAAAGATGAgctcttaagctaa
- the RPS9 gene encoding 40S ribosomal protein uS4: MAPRAHSKTSRVPRRPFESARLDAELKLVGEYGLRNKREVWRVGLTLSKIRRAARQLLTLDEKDPKRLFEGNALIRRLVRVGVLDESRMKLDYVLALKIEDFLERRLQTCVYKLGLAKSIHHARVLIRQRHIRVGKQIVNVPSFIVRLDSQKHIDFALTSPFGSGRAGRVRRKKAKAAEKGEGGEEEEDDE; this comes from the exons ATGGCCCCTCGTGCGCATTCCAAGACCTCGCGTGTCCCTCGCAGACCCTTCGAGTCTGCTCGTCT GGACGCTGAGCTGAAGCTCGTCGGAGAGTATGGCCTGCGCAACAAGCGTGAGGTCTGGCGAGTCGGTTTGACTCTGTCCAAGATCCGTCGTGCTGCCCG TCAACTTCTTACCCTCGACGAGAAGGACCCTAAGCGACTTTTCGAAGGCAATGCCCTGATTCGACGTCTTGTCCGTGTCGGTGTCCTCGACGAGTCTCGCATGAAGCTCGATTACGTCCTGGCCTTGAAGATTGAGGATTTCTTGGAGCGCCGCCTGCAGACCTGTGTCTACAAGCTCGGTCTTGCCAAGTCCATCCACCACGCCCGTGTTCTGATTCGCCAGCGCCACATCCGTGTTGGCAAGCAGATCGTCAATGTCCCCTCCTTCATTGTCCGTCTCGACTCCCAGAAGCACATCGACTTTGCCTTGACCTCACCATTCGGCAGCGGCCGTGCTGGCCGTGTCCGCagaaagaaggccaaggccgccgaGAAGGGCGAGggtggcgaggaggaggaggatgacgagtAA
- a CDS encoding 60S ribosomal protein eL21 — MGHSYGKRAGTRYAFSRDFRQKGMIALNTYLKVYHVGDIVDIKVNGAVQKGMPFKVYHGKTGVIYNVTKSSVGVIVYKKVKHRYIEKRINVRIEHIQPSRSREDFIKRVKANAEAKKQARADGVTVQVKRQPALPREALTVSLTDNPPETVTPLAYETTI; from the exons ATGGGTCACTCTTACGGAAAGCGAGCGGGCACTCGA TATGCCTTCAGCCGGGACTTTCGCCAGAAGGGCATGATCGCCCTGAACACCTACTTGAAGGTGTACCA CGTCGGTGATATTGTCGACATCAAGGTCAACGGTGCCGTCCAGAAGGG CATGCCCTTCAAGGTCTACCACGGCAAGACTGGTGTCATCTACAACGTCACCAAGAGCTCTGTCGGCGTCATCGTCTACAAGAAGGTCAAGCACCGCTACATCGAGAAGCGCATCAACGTCCGAATCGAGCACATCCAGCCCTCCCGATCTCGTGAGGACTTCATCAAGCGAGTCAAGGCCAAcgccgaggccaagaagcaggCCAGAGCCGATGGTGTTACTGTTCAGGTCAAGCGACAGCCCGCTCTCCCCCGGGAAGCCCTCACGGTCTCCCTGACTGACAACCCTCCTGAGACTGTCACCCCTCTGGCATACGAAACTACAATCTAA
- a CDS encoding uncharacterized protein (BUSCO:EOG092D3CMX) has product MARYLTPAKIGLLVLTELYVEEAIPSDAVVPVLSFIASHAMGYDPNGPSTSQAARWTKAERAVSLVVSIKDFEKLLSSYPFLMGLPGKRLWDQFLNKLWGIDSLHALGEFFEHLSLTLSKTKEELRKEGLDPDEPELGVKLTHNSPLGAFVRRARLEYQRLRFHDCAELWKDFVRYRQPTSHYQKRKNPEFGRYSFDQVLQRGELEDWDVDKVASLASVAYGDMLTGDWTGGLPVSIDDVENLLDFQIEQMQKYGNRIPLEIRHQFHDLLNDSFLIPSLTHYITFLDAWRAGDYPTAFDFLHRYFDYTMQHRDRLFYQYALMNLAVLQADFGCYKEAITAMLETVTTARENRDMTCLNFSLNWLFHFGQAHPDLVRDLQADNLLGTGKETLAFLRVKARETGMWTLWSSVLLSEAKLCLINGDSVATALEYMVRSSQIIVDKNMKGMFGAQLGLYSSLWSRLGLGHLTTVSCEIFLRCHACHSMFDDELKMISRFSFTLLDQGKYREALEILDKADENSRRSWKPNQYWFKYRGIIQLKRDLHHNNLDGAEQLLSQFLQSKGDDFEPDLALVIDTAHIDYLTRRGDLSSAAEKVDKMISELRDENRDVNLRVKALLIKASLLDKCGRPQRAFSIALRAANLSLRARLMSLLWVAIGAISNILISMNEFEAAVQLLTAVLPRSLECDSPTVTAKLYSYFADAYMGLAGQSESDSIAGQGEEAPEQEPETKETGPPKTATQRRDEYLKRAAMAVQSAFDEYSSIEDINSQCEMMAKKAVIMKVLGDMVLAADYAAAYAELKKKAESLSLNGGDTT; this is encoded by the exons ATGGCGCGGTATCTTACGCCAGCCAAGATTGGCCTCCTCGTTCTGACCGAGCTATACGTGGAAGAGGCGATTCCTAGCGATGCAGTCGTGCCGGTCCTGTCCTTCATTGCATCTCATGCCATGGGCTACGATCCAAATGGGCCATCCACAAGCCAAGCGGCAAGATGGACAAAGGCGGAGCGTGCCGTTAGCCTAGTCGTCTCGATCAAGGActtcgagaagctgctcagcaGCTATCCATTTCTGATGGGCTTGCCTGGGAAGAGACTGTGGGATCAGTTCCTCAATAAGCTGTGGGGGATCGACTCGCTCCACGCTCTTGGAGAATTTTTCGAGCATCTCTCGTTGACACTATCCAAAACCAAAGAAGAGCTTCGCAAAGAAGGGCTGGATCCTGATGAGCCCGAACTAGGCGTCAAGCTCACTCACAACTCTCCTCTCGGCGCTTTTGTCCGCAGAGCCCGCCTCGAATACCAACGGTTGCGTTTTCATGACTGCGCCGAGCTGTGGAAAGACTTTGTCCGGTATCGACAGCCAACATCTCACTATCAGAAGCGGAAGAATCCAGAATTCGGCCGCTACAGTTTCGACCAGGTGCTGCAGCGTGGGGAACTTGAAGATTGGGATGTTGACAAAGTTGCGAGCCTGGCATCGGTGGCGTATGGCGATATGTTGACGGGGGACTGGACGGGAGGTCTCCCTGTCAGTATAGACGACGTTGAAAACCTACTCGACTTTCAGATTGAGCAGATGCAGA AATACGGCAACAGGATACCGCTGGAGATTCGACACCAGTTTCACGACCTCCTTAATGACAGCTTCTTGATTCCTAGCCTAACGCATTATATCAC TTTTCTCGACGCTTGGAGAGCCGGGGATTATCCAACGGCATTCGATTTTCTGCATAGATACTTCGACTACACAATGCAGCATCGCGATCGCCTCTTTTACCAGTACGCTTTGATGAACTTGGCCGTTTTACAAGCCGACTTTGGCTGTTATAAAGAAGCTATAACAGCGATGCTTGAAACAGTGACCACAGCAAGGGAAAACAGAGATATGACCTGCCTTAATTTCTCCTTGAACTGGCTGTTTCATTTTGGACAAGCACACCCAGATCTCGTCCGTGATCTGCAGGCGGATAACCTCCTAGGTACAGGCAAAGAGACATTGGCCTTCCTCCGAGTGAAAGCTAGGGAAACCGGAATGTGGACTCTCTGGAGTTCTGTGCTCTTAAGCGAGGCCAAACTTTGTCTCATCAACGGCGACAGTGTAGCCACCGCGCTTGAATACATGGTACGAAGCTCGCAGATTATTGTGGACAAGAATATGAAGGGCATGTTTGGAGCACAACTCGGCTTATACTCGTCCCTCTGGAGCAGGCTTGGTCTTGGCCACCTCACCACTGTATCGTGTGAGATCTTCTTACGATGCCACGCATGCCATTCTATGTTTGATGATGAGCTCAAAATGATCAGTCGATTTTCTTTTACACTTTTAGACCAAGGGAAATATCGCGAGGCTTTGGAGATCTTAGACAAGGCAGATGAAAATTCACGACGATCGTGGAAGCCCAATCAGTACTGGTTCAAGTATAGGGGGATCATACAGCTCAAAAGAGATCTGCATCATAATAACTTGGATGGTGCAGAGCAGCTCTTGAGTCAGTTTCTCCAGTCCAAAGGTGATGACTTTGAGCCCGACCTCGCTTTAGTAATCGATACCGCCCACATAGATTACTTGACACGTCGTGGAGACCTATCGTCAGCCGCCGAGAAAGTCGATAAGATGATATCGGAACTTAGAGACGAGAATAGAGATGTCAATCTGCGAGTCAAGGCCCTTCTTATCAAGGCTTCACTCTTGGATAAATGCGGGCGACCCCAGCGTGCTTTTTCCATTGCCCTGCGTGCGGCAAACCTGTCTCTGCGGGCGCGGTTGATGTCTCTGCTCTGGGTTGCAATCGGCGCAATATCGAATATCTTAATCTCCATGAACGAATTCGAAGCCGCAGTGCAGCTGCTCACTGCCGTATTACCGCGGAGCCTAGAATGCGACTCTCCAACCGTCACGGCAAAACTATATTCATACTTTGCTGATGCCTATATGGGATTAGCCGGGCAATCTGAAAGTGATAGCATTGctggacaaggagaagaagctccagAACAGGAACCGGAAACCAAAGAGACCGGGCCGCCCAAAACAGCCACTCAACGACGTGATGAATACCTAAAAAGGGCAGCAATGGCGGTCCAGAGTGCTTTTGATGAGTATTCTAGCATTGAAGATATCAATAGCCAATGCGAGATGATGGCAAAGAAAGCTGTAATTATGAAAGTACTGGGCGACATGGTCCTAGCTGCGGACTATGCCGCGGCATATgctgagctgaagaagaaggctgagtCTCTGAGTTTAAATGGAGGAGACACTACATAA
- a CDS encoding uncharacterized protein (TransMembrane:1 (i55-75o)~BUSCO:EOG092D4DTK) has translation MFAARQLTRTAPRFAAHLRTPMQRRFASTAENEFISERQHIKEHARGTTELWKKISIYAVIPALAISGANAYWLWTEHWEHWSHLPPLPERAEYPYQNIRTKNFQWGDGDKTLFWNESVNYHNHDKTK, from the exons ATGTTTGCTGCCCGACAACTTACCCGCACCGCCCCGCGCTTCGCTGCGCATCTGCGCACTCCTATGCAGCGTCGTTTTGCCAGCACCGCCGAAAACGAGTTCATCAGTGAGCGCCAGCACATCAAGGAACATGCTCGGGGCACCACTG AGCTCTGGAAGAAGATTTCTATCTA CGCCGTGATTCCTGCTCTTGCTATCTCTGGAGCCAATGCTTACTGGCTGTGGACTGAGCACTGGGAGCACTGGAGCCACCTTCCTCCTCTGCCAGAGCGCGCCGAGTATCCCTACCAGAACATCCGCACCAAGAACTTCCAGTGGGGCGATGGTGACAAG ACTCTCTT CTGGAACGAGAGCGTCAACTACCACAACCATGACAAGACCAAATAA
- a CDS encoding uncharacterized protein (BUSCO:EOG092D1BN5): MDHLAYLAILRCFRNPFGYQPWREKRTFQAMFDILEADIVVMQETKIQRKDLTDDMVLVPGWDVYFSLPKHKKGYSGVAIYTRNATCAPIRAEEGILGVLCPPRSSTQFRNLPKDQQIGGYPRPEQLSGNIDELLLDSEGRCVIIEFPAFVLLGVYSPANRDESRVEFRMEFLQALDARVRNLISEGKQVVLVGDLNVSRSESDSTNVVETLRKEGLSIEEWMNAPSRRLFNHLIYGGTVQGDRDEGREQPVLWDLCREFHPTREGMNTCWDTKRNTRPANNGSRIDYILCSNGLKDWFTEADIQEGLMGSDHCPVFAMVADFVTADAERVPLLAVMNPTGMVARNGQRLREWNTKDVLPLSAKLIPEFDRRQNIRDMFTKSTGAKLSSVPSSLALESAKESTSGDEPMDGVPRLDQDNEKQVNTNYRPGMSDASLSAESKSPTGLGLKAPSFGKRAAGSVDHTCPPSPKRNKVFDRNSVNTNPGVVGRKNIKNSGTIIKGQKTLRGFFKPSATGRVSGRRASDAGANISTNANALLSCREQTTTQSNEGPSSSHSSSSHQALLAPPAAYPLAETNTCSSSPSDSPNALLSMKQAHAAPAHLIETDKTFDPIQAKESWSKLLGKRMLPRCEHNEPCISLVTKKQGVNCGRSFYICARPLGPSGEKEKGSEWRCGTFIWSSDWNGSPL; this comes from the exons ATGGACCATCTGGCATATCTTGCGATCTTACGATGCTTTAGAAATCCATTTGGATATCAGCcatggagagagaagcgCACTTTCCAG GCAATGTTCGATATTCTCGAAGCCGATATTGTCGTTATGCAAGAGACCAAGATACAGCGAAAAGACCTGACTGATGATATGGTTCTTGTTCCCGGTTGGGATGTATATTTCAGCCTGCCTAAGCATAAGAAAG GATACTCTGGTGTTGCTATTTACACGCGAAATGCGACTTGTGCGCCCAtcagagctgaagaaggaatCTTAGGAGTGCTCTGCCCGCCTAGGTCGTCAACGCAGTTTCGCAATCTGCCCAAAGATCAACAAATTGGGGGCTATCCAAGACCTGAGCAACTCTCGGGAAACATCGATGAACTACTGTTGGACTCCGAAGGAAGATGCGTTATCATTGAATTTCCAGCATTCGTACTGCTAGGCGTTTATAGCCCAGCCAATCGTGACGAGTCAAGAGTAGAATTTCGCATGGAATTTCTTCAGGCTCTTGACGCTAGGGTACGAAATCTGATTTCAGAGGGCAAGCAAGTAGTTTTGGTGGGGGACCTCAATGTGAGCCGTTCCGAGTCTGATTCAACCAACGTTGTCGAAACCCTACGGAAAGAGGGCCTGAGCATCGAGGAGTGGATGAATGCACCTTCGCGGCGTCTCTTCAATCACCTAATCTATGGAGGCACGGTGCAAGGAGATCGCGATGAAGGACGGGAGCAGCCTGTGCTTTGGGATCTATGCAGAGAATTCCACCCCACACGCGAGGGTATGAATACATGCTGGGACACTAAACGGAACACACGACCGGCCAACAACGGTAGCCGTATCGACTACATACTATGCAGCAATGGGCTGAAAGACTGGTTTACAGAAGCCGACATTCAGGAGGGCTTAATGGGATCTGATCACTGCCCGGTGTTTGCCATGGTAGCTGATTTCGTGACGGCTGACGCGGAGCGGGTGCCACTGTTGGCCGTTATGAATCCAACCGGCATGGTGGCCAGAAACGGTCAACGCCTCCGGGAATGGAATACGAAGGATGTTTTGCCCTTATCGGCCAAATTGATCCCCGAGTTCGACCGCCGACAAAATATCCGAGATATGTTCACGAAGAGCACTGGTGCCAAACTGTCAAGCGTTCCTTCGTCACTGGCGCTAGAAAGTGCCAAAGAATCCACATCCGGAGACGAGCCAATGGACGGCGTGCCGCGCTTAGATCAGGATAACGAGAAACAAGTCAATACTAATTATAGGCCCGGAATGAGCGACGCTAGTCTCTCCGCAGAATCGAAATCGCCAACTGGGTTGGGACTAAAAGCGCCATCGTTCGGAAAACGTGCTGCGGGGTCTGTCGATCATACTTGCCCACCATCtccaaaaagaaataaagtaTTCGACCGTAATAGTGTTAACACTAACCCGGGCGTCGTGGGAAGAAAGAACATTAAAAACTCTGGCACCATCATAAAAGGCCAAAAAACTTTAAGGGGATTCTTTAAACCCTCAGCCACTGGTCGGGTGTCAGGGAGAAGAGCTAGCGACGCAGGTGCCAACATAAGCACCAACGCTAACGCCTTGCTCTCCTGCAGAGAGCAAACAACGACGCAATCCAACGAGGGCCCGTCCTCGTCACACTCATCTTCGTCACACCAAGCTCTGCTAGCTCCGCCAGCTGCATATCCATTAGCGGAAACAAATACATGCAGTAGTTCGCCAAGTGACTCGCCGAATGCATTGCTTTCAATGAAGCAAGCTCATGCAGCCCCCGCCCACCTGATTGAAACTGACAAGACATTTGATCCGATTCAGGCAAAAGAATCCTGGTCAAAACTGCTTGGAAAGCGGATGCTTCCCCGATGCGAGCACAATGAGCCCTGTATCAGTCTCGTCACGAAGAAACAAGGCGTCAATTGTG GAAGGTCATTCTATATCTGTGCTCGACCACTAGGCCCCTCtggcgaaaaagaaaaaggttcTGAGTGGCGATGCGGTACTTTCATTTGGAGTAGTGATTGGAACGGATCACCATTGTAA